In the Marinobacter sp. Arc7-DN-1 genome, GACGGTTTCAGACATGGGGTCCTTCCTTAACGAAACAGGGCTGACTTGATCCGGTGGTCAGATGTAACCGGCTGCGAACACCAGCCCGAGCACCACGGGCATCACAACGAGACTACCAAGATTACTCAATAATACCAGTGAAGCCACCTTATGTGGCTCCTGGCGATATTGTTCAGCCACTATGTAGTTCAGTACCGCCGGTGGCAGGGCGGCGAATACCCACAGCGCCGCGACCTGCATCCCCGGCAGGTCGAGGATGGCGATCATGGGCCAGGCCAGCAGCAGGCCACTGGCCGGGCAGGCGATTGCACCGAGCATGCCCAGTTTCCAGTCGCTGAAGTCCACATCCAGCATACGGACGCCCAGAGCAAACAGCATCAGCGGAATACTGACACCCCCAAGCATGTTCAGTGTCTCCAGCAGCCACCCCGGCAGGGGAACGGCGGCAAGATTCACCGAGAGCCCGGCCACACTGGCGAGTACGATTGGCAGTTTCAGGCGTTTCACAATGGAGGCATGGTGGTCCAGTATGTACAGACCGACAGAGAAGTGCAGCAGCATTTCCACGACGAACAGCACAATCGCCGCTGGCAGGGCCGCATCACCAAAGGCCAGCACCAGCAGGGGAATGCCCATGTTGCCGGAATTGTTGAACATCATGGGAGGCAGGAAGGTTTTCAGGTTCAGCTTCAGAACCTTTGCCAGCGGATACAGCACGATACCCGAACCAAGCACCACCACTGTGGCCGCCAGCGCCAGCTGGGCATAGTCCTGCAGGGGGGCCTTCTGGTCCGCCAGCACCGCAAACACCAGCATGGGCACGAACAGTTCCATGTTGAGAACGTTGAGTCCCTGGATATCCGGGGTGCGGTAACGGCCATAAAGGGCACCGCAACCGGCGATCAGGAAAACCGGCAACATGGTGGACAGAATCTGGCCGATCATTGAACAGGCTCCGACAGGCGTAAGAGAGATAGTGAATGAATAATCCGTTAGGTTCGCAAGTATCGAGCCGGTTGGGCAAGCATTAATCGCAAACGTTCGACCAAAGCCGGAGGCAACATGGTGTGAGCGGACCAGGTTGCGGTGGCCGGCCAGGCCCACCAGAATACCGGCCTGAGATTCTTAATCTGCTGCGGAGAGTCCCTGTGTCCAGTCCCTTTGATCAGCCTGTTTTCCGGGAACACACCTGTTCGGTCAAATTTGATGCCCGTAGGGCGGTGTTTGGCCGCGATGACGTTATTCCGGTGTGGGTTGCCGACATGGACTTTGCCGCTCCTGAGGCTGTTACCCGGGCGCTTAGCGAGCGGGCTGCACACCCGGTGTATGGTTACACACTGTTCCCGGACAGTCTTTATCGGTCCATGATCGACTGGTTCGCCGACCGACACGGCTGGCAGATCCAGCGGCAATGGATCCTGATGGCACCCGGTGTGGTCCCGTCCCTGAACGCGGCCTGCATGGCCTATGCCGGGCCGGGCGAGGGTGTCATCATCCAGCCACCGGTGTATCCGCCGTTTTTCAGTTCGATCCGGCACAGTGGCCGGAAGGTGATCGAGAACCCCCTGGTGCCGGAAGACCCTGACACCGGTGACCCCGGCCATTACCGGATGGATCTGGACCACCTTGAACAGTGCGCCGCGCGACCGGATGCCCGTATCCTGTTGCTGTGTTCACCCCACAACCCGGTCGGGCGGGTTTGGTCTGATGACGAGCTCAGGGCCGTGCTCGCCATTGCCCGACGGCACCAGCTGGTGGTGGTCTCGGATGAGATTCACTGCGACCTGACCTATCGGGACAAGCCCCGCCACACCATGTTGGCCAACCTGGCCGGGCCGGAGGATGCCCTGGTGATGGCGGTGGCACCCAGCAAGACTTTCAATATGCCCGGCCTGGGGCTGTCCGCGCTGGTGATCCCCGATTCGGACCGGCGCAGCGCCATGAAAGCCGTGTTCGCGTCCATGCATCTGCCCCAGTGCAACCCGTTCAGCATCGCCGGCTTCGAAGCCGGTTATCGCCACGGCGGTCCCTGGCTGGATGATCTGATGGCATACCTTCAGGCAAACCGGGATTATGTGGTGGAGGCGGTCAGCCAACGGCTGCCGGGCATTCGGGTATCGGCTCCCGAGGGAACCTACCTGATGTGGCTGGATTGCCGCGGGCTGGATCTGGACGATGCCGGCCTGAAGCGGTTTTTTGTCCGGGACGCCGGTATCGGCATGAATCCCGGGGTATCGTTTGGTGATCAGGGCAGCGGCTTCATGCGGCTCAACATCGGCTGCCCCAGAGCCGTGCTTGAAGAGGTTCTTGATCGAATCGAAACCGCACTCGGGAACCTCGGACCGGATCACTGATCCTTCATGGAGCAGTGATTTTGCACCGGTTTCCAGTGGGGTGGTTCGGCTATGCCGGGCAGGTCGCCACTGGTGGGCCGGATTGCCTCCCAGATCTTGCCACCGTGGCGGGTCAGGCTGCCGACGGTGTAACTTCGGGAGAACAGCCATGGCTCGGGTTGTTCGCACGGCTCCTGAGCCGGGTTACGGCTCTGGGCAGTCGACCGCTCACTGTTGCCGGTTTCTGACATGCTTGCATCAGTGTCGACGCGGGCGCCGGACTTGCCGCCGGCGTTGTCGCTTTTGGCGCCACAGTCCGGAACCGAATCGAGCCGCTTCCAGTTAAATGCCGTTCCCGGTTCCTGCCCTTCGTGCAGTTCACGGGATTCAAACCAGTTTCCCTGATGAAATACCACAGTGCCTGCCGGGTAGTAGCGGGTAGGCACCCACTTGGCCTGCTCCGGATCACAGGGCTTAGCGGCAGCCGGAAGTGAGAGGCCAGGCATCAGCAGCACCAGAAAGAGAAGGCTGCGAAAGCGTCGGATGGATTCAGTCATGGTTGTCTCCTTTTGCTTGCTGTTCTTTGATCCGGTAGTTCGCACGTTTGCCGGTCTGAGTTGCCAGTAGCAGTCCGGCGAGAATCAGCAGACCACCGATGATATGAAACACCCCGAGGGACTCCCCCAGAAAGACACCCGCCAGCACGGAGGCGAAGACCGGCGTCAGGTACATGAAGATGGCCGCCCGGGCCGGGCCGATTTTATGCACACCGTGATTCCAGAAACCGTAGGCCAGAATGCCCGGGAAAATGGCGAAATACAGCAGGGGCAGGGCTGTGTCCCGCGACAGATCGAAACCACCTGCGAAGAAAAACAGATCGGTCAGGTAAAAAGGCAGTATCACCAGGGTACCCAGAAGTATCTGGGTAGTCAGAAAGGTCAGGGCCGGCAGCGGCACCGCCTGGCGTCGCAGCAGGACCGAAAACAGCCCCCAACTGAAGACCGCCGCCACCATGATCAGGTCCCCCGGCTGCGCCTGCAGGCCGGTGAGTACCGCAATGTCGCCCCGGGCCACTACGGTGATAATCCCGATGATGGCCAGGGCGATACCGAGGGCCTGGATGGGGCGGGTCCGGTCGCCGAGCAGAATCCAGGCCAGCAGTGCCACGAAGATCGGAATGGTGGCGTTGATCAGGGCGATGTTGGTGGCCGTGGTGGTGGTCGCCGCGAAGTAGAGTAACGAGTTGAAGGCCGCCACGCTGAAGGTCGCCAGGGCAAGCATGGACCCGAAACGCTGGCGAATAACCTGGCGGTGGCGCCAGACACCCGGAAACCCGAAGGGCAACAGAATGGCGAGTGCAATGATCCAGCGCCAGAAGGACATGGACAGGGGCGGGATGTTCTCAACCGTGCCCCGGGCGACAACGGCATTGCCGGCCCAGAACAGAGGCGTCAGGACCAGACCAACGTAGGCCAGCCCTGGAGTTCGGGGCAAGATTCCGGCGCTTTCCGCAGACACACACGCTCCTGTTGGTTGGGTACTGGCCGATAAAACGCATAGGATACTACTCTCCCGGAACTTCTGCCTCCGTACCAATGTGGTAGGCTGCGAAACCAGCCATTACCACCTGGTCGACCGCCATACCGATAACCCGCCCATCACTGGAGGAACGGATGGGATGCTGGGCATTGGTGATGGGGTCGGAGACGTAACCGAGAATCTCTCCCTGCGATACCCGGGCCCCAAGCTCGATCTCGCTGAACAGAATGCCGCCGTGATCAGCGCGGATCCAGTCGGAATCGTAGTAGACCGGCTCCGGATCCCCCCACACGAACATCCGCGAAATCATGCCCTGGCGTTCCATCAGGCTGGTCAGGCTGTTAACCCCGGCGCTGATCTGGTGTTGCTGAATCCGGTGGGATTCCCCGGCTTCCATGGTCACGGTGCGTATGCCGGCAGCAACCGCGGCGGTGCGAAGCATGCCGGGGGAGCCGGTGCTGTGAACCACCGCCATTCGGTCAAAGCCCCGGGTGAATTCGGCCACTTCCGGGTTGTTCATGTCGGCCCTGAGCTGGGGCAGGTTGGTGCGTTTCAGTGAGCCAGTGTGAATGTCCACCAGCATGTCGCAACGGCGGATGACGTTTTCGAACAGCGAATAGGCAATCCGGTCGGCCAGGCTGCCCTCCGGGCTGCCGGGGAAATGCCGGTTGAGATCCCGCCGGTCGGGCAGATAGCGGCTGCCTTGTTGGAACCCCGGCAGGTTGACGATGGGAATGCCTACGACCCGGCCAGAGAGTTTTTCCGGGTTCAGGTCATACACGGTCTGGCGAATAATCTCGATGCCGTTGAGTTCATCACCGTGAACGGCACCGGTGAGGCACAGGGTCGGACCTGCATTGACGCCATTAACCACCAGCACCGGTGTCGGCTGGGATAAACCGGCAATCTGGATGCCCGGCGCCCAGGCCAGACGGGTCGAGGTTCCCGGCATGACATCATTACCAAGGAGGGTGAAAGCTTCTCCTGGCCGAAGCTCGGGTCCGGGCTCCGATTCTGTCCCGGCGCCAGCGTCCGGCAATTCAGATCCGGTGGTATCCGCAGTGTTCTCGGCCGGGGCTGTCGCCTGTGCCTCAGGCGCTGGCGCAACCTCCTTGAGGTCAATATTCGGAGCCACTTTGCGGGCAGGCGCCGAGGGCGTATCGATACCAGCCCCGGTCCGGGACGGATGTGGCTTCAGGGCTTTGTTTTCCCGTTCCGCGGTTGTCCGTGGCACCGATTGTTCAACGTCCTCCACGCTCTCGTCTTCGGCGAGTTCCGCGACCAGGACTTCGGATGCCTTGCGGGATTTGGCGGGATCGGGATTGGCGAACAGGGGCGCCGGCAGCGAGATTGCAAGCAGGCCGGTCAGCAATATCAGGTGGCTCGGTTTTTGAAGCCGCTCAAACAGCATAATTCCTCACGGATCGTCCGTATGCGCCCAAGGATAGAGGGTCTCTGGCGGTCATGGATACGGCTGTAACAAAGGTTTAATGCCCCTTCCATGAAGTCTGGGCAAACCCGGCGCGGCAGTACCTGTCCAGCCAGTGTCAAATGCATTGGTTTGCATGAAGGTGATCGTTATACGCCGACAGGGCCTGTAACAATAGGGGTTGATCGCGACATCCGGTGTGCTTCTGTTACTGCCCTGTTAGTTCGCGTGTACAACCTGCCACAGGTCGCCCTTGCGGAACGCCCTGTGCTCGGCCTCCAGCTTCAGCAGGTGCGCCAGTGCTGACCGTTCGGCCACCCCGTGAATCGCCGCCGGCACATCATCGTATGCCTTTGCTGTCAGCGTTTTGAGATTCACCGGGGTCAGCGCTTCCAGGGCACGAGCGACCTTGTGCTCCCGTGACAGTCGGTGGGTAATCAGGAAATCAATGACCGCTTCCGGTTGTCCCATTAAGAATCCATGGGCCGGGGCAATGTAGCGGATGGACTCGGCCAACAGGTCGTACAGGGACTCAATGTAGGCCTTCATGTCCCCGTCCGGCGGATTAATCACTACCGTGGACCCCTGCATGATGTGGTCGCCGGAGAAAAGCAGCTCCTGATCCGTCAGCAGATAACACAAATGATTCGAGGCATGGCCCGGGGTGTGCAGTACTTTCAGAATCCCGGCTTCGGTAACAATCAGGTCACCGTGCTCCGGTTCGTCATCCGCACGGAACGTCTGGTCCTGACTCGCGCCTTCGGGCGCCGGCCAGCCGTAAACACGGCAACCGGTTCGCTCCTTGAGAGCCGCAACGGCCGGCGAGTGATCCTTATGGGTGTGGGTAACCAACACCTGATCAATCACCCCACCGGTCACCTCCAGAATCCGCTCAATATGGTTGTCGCTCGCGGGGCCGGGGTCAATCACGGTAAACCGCTTATGACCCAGTACATAGGTGTTGGTGCCCGGCCCGGTCATCATCCCGGGGTTGGGTGCCGTCAGCCGGATCACCCCCGCCGCCACTTCAACCGGCTCACCGGGAATAATCTCTGCCCGGGTTGAGCCCTCCCCTTCCGGATCCAGCTTGGCCGCCTCATCATAGGCCGGCGCCCCCGGCTCCAGCGTCACCGGCTTGCCTTTCTTCAGCCCCGGCCAGGGTTTGCTTGGATGAGGTTCAGGCGGATTGGCGTGGGCATAACGCATTAGCGCATCCGTGGTTTCGAAATCACTGAGCACCCGCAGCGTCCGGATCGTCGGCAACCCCAATAACCGCCGGCCACCGCGGTGATCCTCCAGTGCTTTCTCCGGCCGGATCCAGACATGATCAATGGTCTCCACCCCATCATGACTGGCCAGTTGGCCTTCAGGCGCGGTGGTCACAAAGAACCGTGTATCAAACCGCCGGGGCGGTCCCGGCGGCGTAACCCAGTGGCCCAGGTAGGCCAGCCGGTCCAGCGGAATCGACAGCCCATGGTTATTGCACAGACTGGCCAACGACAAATCGCCCCTGAACAAAGCTTCCCGGTCGCCATGGGCCGGATGGTCCCCGGAAACCGGATGCCCCTGCGCATCCACCGCAACCAGAATCCCGGCTTCCTCAAAACACTCCCGAACCGCCGCCAGCATGTAATCCGCGCCACCCTCGTCGACACTCATGGTCTGACTGACCTCGGCATCTCCGGGCCCAAGGGCGTGTTCCCGCCCGCTGGGCTCGTGTTCTTCGACCCTTCCTCCGGGGAACACAAAATAGCCGGGCATGAACACCGCATCCCAGGTACGTTGCAGCAGCAGGACTTCAAGGCCTTCGGCAGTGTCGCGAATTAAAACCAATGTGGCGGCAGGGCGGATATCCATAAAACTCCAAATGCGATCTTTATTATTCGGTGCGCGAAGAGAGTACGAACGACATCAGGAAAGAGCCTTCCAAAACTGTGTGGAGCCAGGGATGGCGGAACTCAAGCGTCACAGGGACGTGCCGCAAGGAGCGTGTTTTGGAAGGCTCTTTCCTGATGTCGCTGCACCAAAGCTTACAGCGCAAAGGTCCAATAGCAAGATAACCGATTTAAAGCAGAACGTCTTGAGATGAACACTAAAGTCGAACAGCGTATGATTCGCCCCCAGAGACCCAGCGAGAACAGGAACCCAATGTGGCCCGAATCAAACTCTCCTTCCCGGACGACGCCTTCCGCTTCGAAACCAGAATGCCCGTCAGAATCACCGACATCAACGGCGCCAACCACCTGGGCAACGACGCCCTGATCTCCATGCTCTCCGAAGCCAGGGCCCAGTTCCTCGTCAGTTACGGCCTCCAGGAAGCGGGCAAGGATGGCACTGGCATCATCGTCACCGACCTGGCCACCATGTACCAGTCCGAGTCCTTCTTCCCGGAAATGCTGCGCTTCGAAGTCGGCCTGATGGACTTCAACAGGTACGGTGGGGATTTCGTGTTCCGGGTCACCAAGGCCGAGAGCGGCCAGCCCGTTGCGCTCGCCAAGTACGGATTCGTGTTCTTCAACTACCAGCGCAAGGAAGTGGTGCCTGTGCCGGAAAGCTTCCGCTCACGCTTTGCCTGACCCAGCACTGGACATGAAGGCGGGGTCAGATGAACCCTTTCATCTGACCCCATTCTGTCTCGTGCTGTTCCGGAGCCGTTTCATGCCGGCCCGATAGAAGCCGTAAGCCATAACGCCAGCGAGGAGATTGCCCACCAGTGCGCCACTCATGAGGCCAAAGATGCCACTGATCTGGCTGCCCAACCAGAGTAGCGGCAAGTAGCAAAGAAACAGCCGCAAAGTGGATACCAGCAGCGCCCGCATCGCCAGTCCCAGGGCGTTGCACACCGACACCATCAGCATACACACGCCCAGGCCGCTGTAACTGAGCGGCACCCGCACCAGATAGGCGGCCAGCACCTCCCGGACGTCGCTGTCGCTTGAGAACAATTCAGACACCAGCCCTGAAGCCAGCACCCAGGTCAGGCCAATGGCAAGCTGCCAGACCACCACGAACCGGACCGCGATGCGCACCAGTTTTCGGATCTGTTCAATATCTCCGGCACCCAGCAACCGGCCAATCATCGGCGGCATCGACATGGTCAGTGCCAGCACCACGACAATGGAGAAAAACTCCAGGCGGGTGCCGAGGCCCCAGGCGGCTACGGCTGCGGAGCCGAAGCCGGCGACAAGGGCTGTTGCCAGCATCGCCGAGACGGCGGGCATCAGCTGACTGACCATGGCCGGTGCCATGATGCCGTTGAGCTGCTTGAGGGCCTGCCAAAGGGCAAGCTGGCGCAGATCAAACCGGACCCAGTGACGCTTCAGAAGTTTCGGGTAGATCACCAGGCAGCCGATACCGAACGAGGTGACGGTGGCCCAGGCGGCGCCGGGTAAACCCCAGCCAAAGGTAAAAATATAGAGCGGATCCAGGGCGATGTTGGTCAGACTGGTGGCCACCATCATGTACCCCGGCAGTCTGGTGTCGCCGTGGGAGCGGCACACACTGTAGCCGAAGTAGAGAACCGCGCCGGTCCAGGCGGCGATCAGCCAGGGAATCCAGTAGCGTCTGATCAGCGGCAGCAATGTCTCTTCCGCGCCGAGTGCGGTCATGATGTGGCCCTGGAGAAGCCACAGGGTCACACAGATCAGGAAAACCAGGGTTCCACCTACGGTAATGATCAGGCCGCCCAGACGATAGGCGCGGAGTTCGTCACCGGCACCCAGTGTGCGGGAAACGATGGCGGTAGTGGCAATGCCCAGGCCCACCTGAAGACCGATGATCAGCTGCTGCATTGGCAGGGTGAAGCCGAGTGCCGCCAGCGGATCCCGGCCAAGCTGACCCACGAAGGCACTGTCGGCCAGTTGGAAGGTCATCAGGGAGAGTACCCCGAACAGCATGGGCCAGGTCATGCTGTAGAGCTGGCGGGCCAGGCTTGGGGTTTGGGCGGTTGTTTGCACGGAGTGATTGGGGCCTTCGATTGGGGTTCCGGCTTTGGGCGGGGATTCTAACAGGTTCTGGTTTGGGTGTTAGCAAAGCTGCTGGCACGGCTTTCCAGGACACGCCGTGAACCCATCCATGGGGGCTTGGCATTGCCATCCCTGGCAATGCACAGTCCTGGAAAGCCGCGCCAGCAGCTTTGCTCGAGCTCAGGCGTTACGGCCAGCGCCTGATTACTGATCCAGTGTTTTAAAGCGCGTTCAGTGCTGCGTCGTAATCCGGCTCGTTCTTGATCTCGTCGACCAGCTGGCTGTGCAGAACCTTGTTGTTCTCATCCAGTACCACTACTGCCCGGGCGCAAAGGCCGGCGAGGGGGCCGTCCTGGATGGCGACGCCGTAGTCCTGCTGGAAGCTGTAGTTCCGGAAGGTGGAGAGGGTTTCGACATTTTTCAGGCCTTCGGCACCGCAGAATCGGGCGGCGGCAAAGGGCAGGTCGGCGGAGATAACGAGTACCACGGTGTTGTCGAGGTTGCCGGCTTTTTCGTTGAATTTCCGGGTGGAGGCGGCGCAGACGCCGGTGTCGATGCTGGGGATGATGTTCAGGATTTTGCGTTTGCCGGCCCAGTTATCGAGTTTGACTTCTTCCAGGCCGCTGTTGGTCAGGGTGAAGGGTGGTGCGTTGTCGCCTGTTTCGAGGAATTTGCCGCTCAGTTCAATAGGGTTGCCGTCGAGGGTAACGTTGTTCATGGGGTTTGCTCCTTGTCGTCTGGTTTAGAGTCTTACGTACTCTGTGTAGACCACTTTGGATGATTTTGCATGTGAGCTTTGGTGGCTGGACTGGTGCGGGGCGGTTATCCAAAACACGCTCCTTGCGGCACATCCCTGTGGCGCTTGGGCTCCGCCATCCATGGCTCCGCACAGTTTTGGATAACCGCCCCGCACCAGTCCCCGAGCCTCGGAGTGGCCTACCTTAGTGCTCAACTGATCTTAACCGCTGGTCGCACTTTGTGCTTCGAAACCCCTTGCAGGATAACGCTGAACCAGCAGCAGATAACAGCCCATGGCAATGGCGGCGCAGGCGGCGATGATGGTGGCCATGATCAGGGAGGTGCCGTCGTGCAGGTGGCCGACGAGCATGCCGGCGAAGGCGGCGATGGCCATCTGGGTGAAGCCGAACAGGGCGGAGGCGGAGCCGGCCATGGTCGGGAAGTTGGCCAGGGCACCGGCCATGGTTTGGGGCAGGACCATGCCGGTGCCGATCATGAACAGGGCCTGGGGCAGGATGACGGCCCAGACGCTGAAGACTTCGCTCAGGGCCAGCACGGCCATCAGGCTGCCTCCACCTACTGCGATTACCAGGCCACGAACCAGGATCTGGTCAGGCAGCAGGCGGCGGCCGAGCCGGACGGCGGTCAGGTTGCCGACAATGTAGCCGGCGACCATGCCGGCGAAGTAGAGGCCGAACTGTTCCGTAGGCACGCCCAGAAAGTCGATGAGCACGAACGATGAGCCGGACAGGAAAGCGAACAGGCCAGAGAAGATCAGGGCGTTGGTCAGGGTGTAGCCAAGGAAGCTGATGTCCCGTGCGATGGTGCGGTAGTTCCGGAGCAGGCTGCAGAGTTTCAGGGATTGGCGATGCTCCGGGCGCATGGGCTCGGGAAGGCCGATGGCAACCACCACAGCCATCACCAAGGCATAGCCGCCCAGTACCAGGAATACCGATGACCAGCCCAGGCTGGCAGTCATAAGCCCGCCAATGGTTGGTGCGATCGCCGGCGCCAGGGCCATGATGCTGGCCAGGATGGCGAGGATCCTGGCGGCTTCACGGGGCGTGTAAATGTCCCGGATCGCCGCACGGCCCAGTACCGGGCCTGCGGAGCCACCCAGGGCTTGCAGGAAGCGGAACAGGATCAGGGTTTCGATATTGGTGGCCAGCGCGCAGCCAATACTGGCGATGGCAAAAAGCACAAATCCGCCAATCATGATCGGTTTGCGACCAAAACGGTCCGCCAGGGGGCCGCAGACTAGCTGGGCAATGGCAAAGCCCACCATGTACAGACTGAGAGTCAGCTGTACCTGATCGGTGCCGGTACCGAAGTCTCTGCCAATCTGTGGCAGTGCCGGCAGATACATATCCGTCGCCAGCGGCCCGAGAGCCACAGCCGCAGCAAGAAGTACAGTTGTCCAGACACTGGTCAAAGTAAGCATTCGCTTCCTGAGTGCGTTATCGAGGAGTTACGACAGGTCAGGTTGGGGAGGTGGCTTTCCGAAACTGTGCGGAGCCATGGATGGCGGAGCCCAAGCGTCACAGGGATGTGCCGCAAGGAGCGTGTTTCGGAAAGCCACCTCCCCAACCTGGCCGACCACCGAGTGTTGGCAGTCTAGGCGAGGGGCGACCAAAAGATAACGGCCTGCACGCTCATACAACCTATGAGTAAAAGTAATTGATTAACTCTTCAGGCTGTTGAGTGCGGCCGCAACGACGTTGATCTGATTGCGCAGCCACTTATGGGCAGGGTCGTTCTGGTTGCGGCGGTGCCAGAGCATCAGCAGGGTAAAGGGTTTGAAATCAAAGGGCAGGGGCACCCAGGCGAAGTCGCGGAGTAAGTGTTTGCTCATGCCTTGCGGGGCTGTGGCCAGCATGTCAGTACCACGGAGGAACTCGGGGAGGCCAGAGAAGTTGGAGACCGTCACCACGTTACGGCGGATCAGGCCCCGGGTGTCGAGCGATGTTTCCAGGCTCGGTTTCTCGCCGGTGGCGAACAGCAGGGCGATGTGGTCGGCCTTCAGGTAATCCGCCAGATCCGCCGGAGGCTCCCGGTGCGCCGGGTCGTAGAACACCACCATGCGGTCCGCCATCAGGCCCCGTTGCATAATGTCCGTGGCTTCCGGGGCGTGGGGCGAGAGGATCAGATCACAAACGTCCTTCCGGAGCATATCCGCCCTTGGAATACCCGACGGAATGACCTGCAGGCGGATACCGGGAGCCTCCCGGCGCAGGGTGCGCACGAGGCCCGGCAACAGCAGGTCGCGCTGGTAATCGTTGGCAGCGATCGTGAAGGTGAACTCCGCGGTGGCGGGGCTGAAGGGCGGGCCGGCGGACAGGGACTGGAGGTCGTCCAGAATCTGGCGCACGTGGGGGCCGGCCTGGAGTGCATACCGCGTCGGGGCGATGCCCCGCCCGGATTTGACGAACAGCGGATCGCCGAGGGCGTGGCGGAGGCGCTCAAGCGTGTGGCTCACCGCGGACTGGGTGACGCCCAGCCGCACTGCGGCACGGGAGACACTGCCCTCGTCCAGCACAGCCAGGAAAGTGCTCAGGGCACGGAAGTCCAGGTTCAATGTATCAATTGGATTCATGAATGGCAGTGTAACCCGATACCAGCAGGTGGTGCCACGGTGGGTCTGCGTTCCTGTCTGTTCGTGTTGAGTGATCGTTCAAATCCCGATACTGTGGTTTCAGTACACGATCCCAATACCCGTCCGGATGAGGAGTTCCACCGATGACCATGACTCTTGCTTTTGATGTCTACGGAACCCTGGTCGACCCCATGGGCATGTCCCGCCTGCTGGCGGAAGATGCCGGAGACAAAGCCGAAGCAGTCGCTGCGCTCTGGCGCGAGAAGCAACTGGAGTTCTCGTTCCGGAAGGGCCTGATGAAGGTGTATGAGGATTTTGGCGTGTGCACCCGCCAGGCCCTGCGCTATGCCATGGCGGCCCACAAATTGCCGTTAACCGAAGAACGTGAGAACGCCCTGATGGCGGCGTATCTCTCACTGCCCGCTTTTGACGATTCGTTGCCGGCACTGGAAAGCCTGAAGGGGCAGTATCCGTTGTTTGCGTTTTCCAATGGCAGCTACCCGGCCCTTGAGAAAGTGCTAGGGCACAATAACCTGCTTGATCAGTTTGAAGGCCTTGTCTCCGTCGACGACATC is a window encoding:
- a CDS encoding AEC family transporter; its protein translation is MIGQILSTMLPVFLIAGCGALYGRYRTPDIQGLNVLNMELFVPMLVFAVLADQKAPLQDYAQLALAATVVVLGSGIVLYPLAKVLKLNLKTFLPPMMFNNSGNMGIPLLVLAFGDAALPAAIVLFVVEMLLHFSVGLYILDHHASIVKRLKLPIVLASVAGLSVNLAAVPLPGWLLETLNMLGGVSIPLMLFALGVRMLDVDFSDWKLGMLGAIACPASGLLLAWPMIAILDLPGMQVAALWVFAALPPAVLNYIVAEQYRQEPHKVASLVLLSNLGSLVVMPVVLGLVFAAGYI
- a CDS encoding MalY/PatB family protein is translated as MSSPFDQPVFREHTCSVKFDARRAVFGRDDVIPVWVADMDFAAPEAVTRALSERAAHPVYGYTLFPDSLYRSMIDWFADRHGWQIQRQWILMAPGVVPSLNAACMAYAGPGEGVIIQPPVYPPFFSSIRHSGRKVIENPLVPEDPDTGDPGHYRMDLDHLEQCAARPDARILLLCSPHNPVGRVWSDDELRAVLAIARRHQLVVVSDEIHCDLTYRDKPRHTMLANLAGPEDALVMAVAPSKTFNMPGLGLSALVIPDSDRRSAMKAVFASMHLPQCNPFSIAGFEAGYRHGGPWLDDLMAYLQANRDYVVEAVSQRLPGIRVSAPEGTYLMWLDCRGLDLDDAGLKRFFVRDAGIGMNPGVSFGDQGSGFMRLNIGCPRAVLEEVLDRIETALGNLGPDH
- a CDS encoding carbohydrate-binding protein; this translates as MTESIRRFRSLLFLVLLMPGLSLPAAAKPCDPEQAKWVPTRYYPAGTVVFHQGNWFESRELHEGQEPGTAFNWKRLDSVPDCGAKSDNAGGKSGARVDTDASMSETGNSERSTAQSRNPAQEPCEQPEPWLFSRSYTVGSLTRHGGKIWEAIRPTSGDLPGIAEPPHWKPVQNHCSMKDQ
- a CDS encoding DMT family transporter, which codes for MSAESAGILPRTPGLAYVGLVLTPLFWAGNAVVARGTVENIPPLSMSFWRWIIALAILLPFGFPGVWRHRQVIRQRFGSMLALATFSVAAFNSLLYFAATTTTATNIALINATIPIFVALLAWILLGDRTRPIQALGIALAIIGIITVVARGDIAVLTGLQAQPGDLIMVAAVFSWGLFSVLLRRQAVPLPALTFLTTQILLGTLVILPFYLTDLFFFAGGFDLSRDTALPLLYFAIFPGILAYGFWNHGVHKIGPARAAIFMYLTPVFASVLAGVFLGESLGVFHIIGGLLILAGLLLATQTGKRANYRIKEQQAKGDNHD
- a CDS encoding succinylglutamate desuccinylase/aspartoacylase family protein, which translates into the protein MLFERLQKPSHLILLTGLLAISLPAPLFANPDPAKSRKASEVLVAELAEDESVEDVEQSVPRTTAERENKALKPHPSRTGAGIDTPSAPARKVAPNIDLKEVAPAPEAQATAPAENTADTTGSELPDAGAGTESEPGPELRPGEAFTLLGNDVMPGTSTRLAWAPGIQIAGLSQPTPVLVVNGVNAGPTLCLTGAVHGDELNGIEIIRQTVYDLNPEKLSGRVVGIPIVNLPGFQQGSRYLPDRRDLNRHFPGSPEGSLADRIAYSLFENVIRRCDMLVDIHTGSLKRTNLPQLRADMNNPEVAEFTRGFDRMAVVHSTGSPGMLRTAAVAAGIRTVTMEAGESHRIQQHQISAGVNSLTSLMERQGMISRMFVWGDPEPVYYDSDWIRADHGGILFSEIELGARVSQGEILGYVSDPITNAQHPIRSSSDGRVIGMAVDQVVMAGFAAYHIGTEAEVPGE
- a CDS encoding MBL fold metallo-hydrolase translates to MDIRPAATLVLIRDTAEGLEVLLLQRTWDAVFMPGYFVFPGGRVEEHEPSGREHALGPGDAEVSQTMSVDEGGADYMLAAVRECFEEAGILVAVDAQGHPVSGDHPAHGDREALFRGDLSLASLCNNHGLSIPLDRLAYLGHWVTPPGPPRRFDTRFFVTTAPEGQLASHDGVETIDHVWIRPEKALEDHRGGRRLLGLPTIRTLRVLSDFETTDALMRYAHANPPEPHPSKPWPGLKKGKPVTLEPGAPAYDEAAKLDPEGEGSTRAEIIPGEPVEVAAGVIRLTAPNPGMMTGPGTNTYVLGHKRFTVIDPGPASDNHIERILEVTGGVIDQVLVTHTHKDHSPAVAALKERTGCRVYGWPAPEGASQDQTFRADDEPEHGDLIVTEAGILKVLHTPGHASNHLCYLLTDQELLFSGDHIMQGSTVVINPPDGDMKAYIESLYDLLAESIRYIAPAHGFLMGQPEAVIDFLITHRLSREHKVARALEALTPVNLKTLTAKAYDDVPAAIHGVAERSALAHLLKLEAEHRAFRKGDLWQVVHAN
- a CDS encoding thioesterase family protein, with translation MARIKLSFPDDAFRFETRMPVRITDINGANHLGNDALISMLSEARAQFLVSYGLQEAGKDGTGIIVTDLATMYQSESFFPEMLRFEVGLMDFNRYGGDFVFRVTKAESGQPVALAKYGFVFFNYQRKEVVPVPESFRSRFA